A DNA window from Pedomonas mirosovicensis contains the following coding sequences:
- a CDS encoding polysaccharide biosynthesis/export family protein has protein sequence MSVSSPVDDSRGASGSSDFLSGAAGLSGMTASERELRELQARQLLLENYKPSAIEEAYRERTGNKDLRQFGYDLFEAAFSQASQNGSFTGRVGGNYIVGVGDEFVVLFQGPEPRNITTRVDREGRLIIDQLPPIPAAGRRFDAVMQDIQAATRQTMLGTEAHVSLGAVRSISVVVGGEVERPGQYNLTSLSDITHALAQANGIKRTGSLRQVRIERAGRSVTVDLYGLLGIGTPPLIRLQDGDRIIVPTIGRTIAVTGSVVRQGIFEMAPGNQSLTLSQAVGFAGGALRPTGNDYSVLRIMPNGREEVIALTEQSETIQHGDVVQVLGRERFTTGKVTLSGYVNNPGVRSLTMAPTVKALLGGSANNMQMGSYLPFAVLLRRDPISSSTVFSGVNLYDVFYENQDVSLRSEDQLIVLGSKDIVFLQSPEVRSIVLGQPNPKPECVSLVNLEKLVQDSQSDRFAAVTRGSFIIDKGNKLGVGTAGGAQNRLGVSDVEKIAMDQSAFGMTDPRMQQLGRVGQQPGMAAGATAQGQSNQAYGQINQEEDPEKAKQLHDEMCPPVFEDNPAILPFLLENVVVAGGNLRRPGIYPVWGTLPINVMASIAEGLASRSDNFTVDLTRADPYNGTTNQTAIQGTMDTFAAIKVSAGDDLRFNVLQPQYEVGAVLLTGEFLRPGLYSIRKGETLSQLIERAGGLTEHAYPYGAVFTRRSVKLAQQEGFKRTAREMNTALLSMSARKNVSADALAAATSLTNDLSTMDAPGRMVVEADPTVLAAYPEADTVLEAGDAIYMPKKPNFVLAMGDVLNPGALQFAKGKTAKDYLEEAGGIQRSADEGRVFIVYPNGVAQPLKTSGWLRSSAAVVPPGSTIVVPKDIDPLYTLDIVRDVATIIGQFATALASIAVISNQ, from the coding sequence ATGTCCGTCAGTTCGCCCGTTGACGACTCACGCGGCGCGTCGGGCTCCTCTGATTTTTTGAGCGGCGCTGCTGGATTGTCCGGCATGACCGCGAGCGAGCGCGAGCTGCGCGAACTGCAGGCCCGGCAGCTTTTGCTAGAAAACTACAAGCCGTCGGCCATCGAAGAGGCATATCGCGAGCGAACCGGCAACAAGGACCTGCGCCAGTTCGGCTATGACCTGTTCGAGGCAGCTTTCAGTCAGGCCAGCCAGAATGGATCGTTCACTGGCCGGGTGGGCGGCAACTACATCGTCGGCGTTGGCGATGAGTTCGTCGTCCTGTTTCAGGGGCCGGAGCCTCGCAACATCACAACCCGCGTTGACCGGGAAGGGCGGCTGATCATCGATCAGCTGCCGCCGATTCCAGCCGCTGGCCGCCGCTTCGACGCGGTGATGCAGGACATTCAGGCGGCTACCCGCCAGACCATGCTGGGAACCGAAGCCCATGTTTCGCTGGGGGCCGTGCGGTCGATTTCGGTCGTCGTTGGCGGCGAAGTGGAGCGTCCGGGCCAGTATAACCTGACCTCGCTCAGCGATATCACCCATGCTCTGGCCCAAGCCAACGGCATCAAGCGCACGGGCTCGCTGCGTCAGGTCCGGATCGAGCGTGCCGGCCGCAGCGTCACGGTTGACCTGTATGGTCTGCTGGGCATCGGCACGCCGCCGCTCATTCGCCTGCAGGATGGCGACCGCATCATCGTCCCGACCATCGGCCGCACCATTGCCGTGACTGGGTCTGTGGTCCGGCAGGGTATCTTCGAAATGGCGCCGGGCAATCAGTCCCTGACGCTGAGCCAGGCCGTCGGCTTTGCCGGCGGCGCGCTGCGCCCGACCGGGAATGACTATTCCGTGCTTCGCATCATGCCGAATGGTCGGGAGGAGGTTATCGCCCTGACCGAGCAGTCGGAAACTATCCAGCATGGCGATGTTGTGCAGGTGCTGGGGCGTGAGCGCTTTACCACGGGCAAGGTGACGCTGAGCGGTTATGTCAACAACCCCGGCGTGCGGTCCCTCACCATGGCGCCGACAGTAAAGGCGCTGCTGGGGGGCTCTGCCAACAATATGCAGATGGGCAGCTATCTGCCCTTTGCCGTGTTGCTGCGCCGCGATCCGATTTCCAGCTCCACCGTTTTTTCGGGCGTCAACCTGTATGACGTCTTTTATGAAAATCAGGATGTGAGCCTTCGGAGCGAGGACCAGCTCATCGTTCTCGGTAGCAAGGATATTGTCTTCCTGCAAAGCCCGGAGGTGCGGAGCATCGTTCTCGGGCAGCCCAATCCCAAGCCGGAATGCGTATCGCTCGTAAATCTTGAGAAGCTGGTTCAGGACAGTCAATCGGATCGATTTGCTGCCGTGACCCGCGGCTCGTTCATTATCGATAAGGGCAATAAGCTGGGGGTTGGTACGGCAGGTGGCGCCCAGAACCGTCTGGGTGTCTCTGACGTAGAAAAGATTGCGATGGATCAGTCAGCCTTCGGGATGACGGATCCGCGGATGCAGCAGCTAGGGCGAGTGGGCCAGCAACCGGGAATGGCGGCCGGGGCGACCGCCCAAGGGCAATCCAACCAGGCTTATGGCCAAATTAACCAGGAAGAAGATCCCGAAAAGGCAAAGCAGCTGCACGATGAAATGTGCCCGCCGGTTTTCGAGGATAATCCGGCCATCCTTCCGTTCCTTCTCGAAAACGTGGTGGTTGCAGGCGGCAACCTGCGGCGGCCAGGCATCTATCCGGTCTGGGGAACCCTGCCGATCAATGTCATGGCATCGATTGCCGAAGGTTTGGCATCGCGCAGCGACAACTTCACGGTCGATCTGACCCGGGCCGATCCCTACAACGGGACCACCAACCAGACGGCCATACAGGGGACGATGGATACGTTCGCCGCGATCAAGGTCTCGGCGGGTGATGACTTGCGCTTCAATGTGCTGCAGCCGCAGTATGAGGTTGGCGCGGTTCTGCTGACCGGTGAATTCCTGAGGCCGGGCCTCTATTCGATCCGCAAGGGCGAGACCCTCTCCCAGCTGATCGAGCGCGCAGGGGGGCTGACAGAGCACGCCTATCCCTATGGTGCCGTTTTCACCCGTCGGAGCGTCAAGCTCGCTCAGCAGGAAGGGTTCAAGCGAACGGCACGGGAAATGAATACGGCGCTCTTGTCCATGTCTGCCCGCAAGAATGTGAGCGCTGATGCGCTGGCGGCGGCAACGTCGCTGACCAATGACCTTTCCACCATGGATGCGCCGGGGCGCATGGTGGTTGAGGCGGATCCGACGGTTCTTGCCGCCTACCCAGAGGCAGACACGGTGCTGGAAGCCGGCGATGCCATTTACATGCCCAAGAAGCCGAACTTCGTATTGGCAATGGGTGATGTCCTGAACCCCGGCGCCTTGCAGTTTGCCAAGGGCAAGACAGCGAAGGACTATCTCGAGGAAGCCGGTGGTATTCAGCGTTCGGCCGATGAAGGGCGCGTCTTCATCGTTTATCCCAACGGCGTTGCCCAGCCGCTGAAAACCTCCGGGTGGCTCCGGTCAAGCGCGGCCGTGGTGCCGCCGGGCAGCACAATCGTCGTGCCGAAGGATATCGATCCACTTTATACCCTTGATATTGTGAGAGACGTTGCAACCATTATTGGTCAGTTCGCAACGGCTCTGGCGTCGATCGCTGTGATCTCCAATCAGTAA
- a CDS encoding 4-(cytidine 5'-diphospho)-2-C-methyl-D-erythritol kinase — protein sequence MRSALIVEPAPAKLNLFLHVVGRRADGYHLLETLFAFTEAGDELSVAASDDLSLVIEGPYSQPLVAEGDNLVLRAARALAAAAGLDAPQARILLRKNLPVAAGLGGGSADAGAALRALNRLWGLDWPLERLAAIGAELGADIPACVYSRPMMGRDIGTDLAPTQLAEPLPVVLVNPGVPLVTAHVFRALAEMGQAFTPRLEAQVPAVPTLAWVAGLKNDLEEAARRCCPLLDAVEGALRLQEGVALVRMAGSGPTWFAVFRDAGCAGKAASHLRQQHPGWWVAETTVLCG from the coding sequence ATGCGTTCTGCGTTAATCGTCGAGCCAGCTCCGGCCAAGCTTAACCTGTTCCTGCATGTGGTGGGGCGGCGGGCCGACGGCTATCACCTGCTGGAGACCCTGTTTGCCTTCACCGAAGCGGGGGACGAGCTGAGCGTTGCCGCCAGCGATGATCTCTCGCTGGTCATCGAAGGGCCCTATTCGCAGCCGCTCGTGGCCGAGGGGGACAATCTGGTGCTGCGCGCGGCGCGGGCGCTGGCCGCAGCGGCCGGGCTGGATGCGCCGCAGGCGCGGATCCTGCTCCGCAAGAACCTGCCCGTGGCGGCAGGATTGGGGGGCGGCTCCGCCGATGCGGGTGCGGCGCTCAGGGCGCTCAACCGTCTGTGGGGGCTGGACTGGCCGTTGGAGCGTCTGGCGGCCATCGGCGCGGAACTGGGGGCAGACATTCCCGCCTGCGTCTACAGCCGGCCCATGATGGGGCGGGATATCGGTACGGACCTTGCCCCCACGCAGCTGGCAGAGCCCTTGCCTGTGGTGCTGGTCAACCCAGGGGTGCCGCTGGTGACGGCCCATGTGTTCCGCGCCCTTGCTGAGATGGGGCAGGCATTCACGCCAAGGCTGGAGGCGCAAGTGCCGGCCGTGCCGACGCTCGCTTGGGTGGCAGGCTTGAAGAATGACCTGGAAGAGGCTGCGAGACGCTGCTGCCCGTTGCTCGATGCTGTGGAAGGCGCGCTTCGGTTGCAGGAGGGCGTGGCGCTGGTGCGGATGGCGGGGTCAGGGCCAACCTGGTTTGCGGTTTTCCGCGACGCAGGTTGCGCGGGCAAGGCCGCCAGCCACCTGCGGCAGCAGCATCCGGGTTGGTGGGTAGCCGAAACGACAGTGCTTTGCGGTTAA
- a CDS encoding nucleotide sugar dehydrogenase — protein MTAQLGPKTKVAVIGLGYVGLPLAVVLARHFDTIGFDINQTRVDELRKGHDRTDEVEAAVLRASSLHLTTNVEECRGADIFIVTVPTPVDETNTPDLRPVMSATRSVASVLTPGAGAIVVYESTVYPGVTEDMCGPELERVSGLKRGVDFFLGYSPERINPGDREHTVDRITKVISGENPEVLEKLATLYGSVTSGGVFRAKSIKAAEAAKVIENAQRDINIAFINEVAMIFQKIGLSAYDVLEAAGTKWNFLKFSPGLVGGHCIGVDPYYLSFRAQELGHDPEVILAGRRINDGMGRYIADCIHQRIGANSRVLVLGLTFKENVPDLRNSKVIDVIRGLEAHGHKVRVHDPLADGDEAHEEYGVTLLRRMADIRMDDPSRAAETEPFDAVVAAVPHNVYAQMSAEQVARLVKADGLVADIKGMWRHMELPNGIHRWQL, from the coding sequence ATGACCGCACAGCTGGGGCCAAAGACCAAGGTAGCCGTGATTGGCCTGGGATATGTCGGATTGCCGCTGGCGGTCGTATTAGCGCGCCACTTCGATACCATTGGCTTTGACATCAACCAGACGCGCGTCGATGAGCTGCGGAAGGGGCATGATCGCACCGACGAGGTGGAGGCGGCGGTTCTGCGGGCCTCCAGCCTGCATTTGACCACCAATGTGGAAGAGTGCCGCGGCGCGGACATTTTTATTGTGACCGTGCCTACGCCGGTTGATGAAACCAATACGCCGGATCTCCGGCCGGTCATGTCTGCGACCAGGAGCGTGGCCAGCGTGCTGACGCCGGGCGCTGGCGCCATCGTGGTTTATGAAAGCACGGTTTATCCGGGCGTGACGGAAGACATGTGCGGGCCCGAGCTGGAACGTGTCTCGGGTCTCAAGCGGGGCGTGGACTTTTTCCTCGGCTATTCGCCCGAGCGGATCAATCCCGGCGATCGCGAGCATACGGTTGATCGCATCACCAAGGTGATCTCGGGCGAGAATCCCGAGGTTCTCGAAAAACTGGCGACGCTTTATGGCAGCGTGACGAGCGGCGGCGTCTTCCGGGCCAAGAGCATCAAGGCAGCCGAGGCAGCCAAGGTGATCGAGAACGCCCAGCGGGATATCAACATCGCCTTCATCAACGAAGTGGCGATGATTTTCCAGAAAATCGGCCTGTCAGCCTATGATGTGCTGGAGGCTGCCGGGACCAAGTGGAACTTCCTCAAGTTCTCCCCGGGCCTGGTTGGTGGTCACTGCATTGGCGTTGATCCCTATTATCTTTCCTTCCGCGCGCAGGAGCTGGGACACGACCCGGAGGTCATTCTGGCCGGCCGGCGCATCAATGATGGCATGGGGCGCTATATCGCTGACTGCATCCATCAGCGGATTGGCGCTAATTCCCGTGTTCTGGTGCTTGGGCTGACGTTCAAGGAGAATGTCCCCGATCTCCGCAATTCCAAGGTCATCGACGTCATTCGCGGACTGGAGGCCCATGGCCATAAGGTGCGGGTGCATGATCCGCTTGCCGATGGCGATGAGGCTCACGAGGAATACGGAGTTACGCTGCTCCGCCGCATGGCCGATATTCGGATGGATGATCCGAGCCGCGCTGCCGAGACCGAGCCGTTCGATGCGGTCGTGGCGGCGGTGCCGCATAATGTCTATGCCCAGATGAGCGCGGAACAGGTCGCACGGCTGGTCAAGGCGGACGGGCTCGTGGCGGACATCAAGGGCATGTGGCGGCATATGGAGCTGCCGAATGGAATTCACCGCTGGCAGCTCTAG
- a CDS encoding tetratricopeptide repeat protein, with translation MRRKKAAVAAALIVGALVRGSLAATPAAAALSAEDEAAAYRDYVLGRYAWSNDELGTAAHYFSRALRYEENDPVLRQRTFELALASGDRTLSLDMARDVLAKDPQNSTAALTLIAENFRKGNYKRAQTLVSTLAVGGIEAVIAPVLTAWSQYGQGDGEAALATIKPTEAEGVLRLYELEHAGHIALAMGRADEALQYYHQALKMDASGRWRLRLAAAAAAQRVGDTAQAKALLEIETDPDRRVFFAEARKRLEEGKKIDPLVSSPADGMAELMMQAANDLMQGEPIPLALVFSRVAELARPAMVEAQLLSAHILRLNKEYRGALATVEPLEPEGPFGVDVLLEKARILQDMNKADEALSLLQTATIRYPQSRRAQIELGEALRRLERHQEAINAYSAALALQPTVRPQDWYLYFLRGVGYERLGQWTKAETDLRKALSLNPDEPNVLNYLGYSYLEQRRNLGEAKRLIAKAVELRPDDGFIIDSLGWAYFMSGQYNDAVKHLEQAVAAEPGDATINEHLGDAYWRVGRTIEARFRWRAAMDSEPEKDQSRRLTAKLELGLDSATAVASARPVAPKR, from the coding sequence GTGAGAAGGAAAAAAGCAGCAGTCGCCGCCGCTCTCATCGTAGGCGCCCTGGTTCGGGGCAGTCTGGCCGCGACGCCGGCTGCCGCCGCCCTGTCCGCGGAGGATGAGGCTGCCGCCTACCGGGATTACGTCCTCGGGCGTTACGCCTGGTCCAACGACGAGCTGGGGACCGCCGCTCACTACTTCTCCCGCGCCCTGCGGTATGAGGAGAACGATCCGGTACTGCGCCAGCGCACGTTTGAGCTGGCGCTGGCCTCCGGCGACCGTACCCTGTCGCTGGACATGGCGAGGGACGTTCTCGCCAAGGACCCGCAGAACTCGACGGCCGCGCTGACGCTGATCGCGGAGAACTTCCGCAAGGGCAACTATAAGCGCGCGCAGACACTGGTCTCCACCCTTGCCGTGGGCGGGATCGAGGCGGTGATCGCGCCGGTTCTGACGGCCTGGTCGCAGTATGGCCAGGGCGACGGGGAGGCCGCGCTGGCGACCATCAAGCCCACCGAGGCCGAGGGGGTGCTGCGCCTTTACGAACTCGAACATGCGGGCCACATTGCTTTGGCCATGGGCCGGGCGGACGAGGCGCTTCAGTATTATCATCAGGCCCTGAAGATGGATGCCAGCGGCCGCTGGCGCCTGCGTCTCGCCGCGGCGGCTGCAGCCCAGCGGGTGGGAGACACGGCGCAGGCAAAGGCCCTGCTGGAAATCGAAACCGATCCGGACCGGCGGGTCTTCTTCGCCGAGGCGCGCAAGCGGCTGGAGGAGGGGAAGAAGATTGACCCGCTGGTCTCCTCGCCTGCCGACGGCATGGCGGAGTTAATGATGCAGGCCGCCAACGATCTGATGCAGGGCGAGCCGATCCCGCTGGCGCTGGTGTTCTCGCGGGTGGCTGAGCTTGCCCGGCCGGCCATGGTCGAGGCCCAGCTGCTGTCGGCCCATATTTTGCGGCTGAACAAGGAATATCGCGGCGCGCTGGCAACGGTTGAGCCGCTGGAGCCGGAGGGGCCGTTCGGGGTCGATGTGCTGCTGGAGAAGGCGCGCATCCTGCAGGATATGAACAAGGCGGATGAGGCCCTCTCCCTCTTGCAGACCGCAACGATCCGCTATCCGCAAAGCCGCCGGGCCCAGATCGAGCTGGGCGAGGCGCTCCGCCGCCTGGAGCGGCACCAGGAGGCGATCAACGCCTATTCGGCTGCTCTCGCCCTGCAGCCGACGGTTCGGCCGCAGGACTGGTATCTCTATTTCCTGCGCGGCGTCGGCTACGAGCGGCTGGGGCAATGGACCAAGGCCGAAACGGATCTGCGGAAGGCCCTGTCGCTCAATCCGGATGAGCCGAACGTGCTGAATTACCTCGGCTATTCCTATCTCGAACAGCGGCGGAACCTGGGGGAGGCCAAGCGCCTGATCGCCAAGGCGGTGGAGTTGCGGCCGGATGACGGCTTCATCATCGACTCGCTGGGGTGGGCCTATTTCATGTCCGGCCAGTATAATGACGCGGTGAAGCATCTGGAACAGGCGGTCGCGGCCGAGCCGGGCGATGCCACCATCAACGAGCATCTGGGCGATGCCTACTGGCGCGTGGGGCGTACCATCGAAGCCCGCTTCCGCTGGCGCGCGGCCATGGACAGCGAGCCGGAGAAAGATCAGTCACGCCGGCTGACGGCCAAGCTCGAACTTGGCCTAGACAGCGCCACGGCTGTGGCATCGGCCCGCCCGGTCGCTCCCAAGCGCTGA
- the moaB gene encoding molybdenum cofactor biosynthesis protein B, giving the protein MPIDDSLPFQPINIAVLTVSDTRTLADDRSGQTLVDRIQAAGHRVADRKIVKDDVETISGQLEAWIDDPQVDAVITTGGTGVTGRDVTPEAFQRVWEKEIPGFGELFRWLSFQSIGTSTIQSRATAGVARGTYLFALPGSTGAVKDGWDKILKDQLDSRHKPCNFVELMPRLAER; this is encoded by the coding sequence ATGCCGATTGACGACTCCCTGCCGTTTCAGCCCATCAACATCGCGGTTCTGACGGTCTCCGACACCCGCACGCTGGCGGACGACCGCTCGGGCCAGACGCTCGTTGACCGTATCCAAGCCGCCGGGCACCGGGTGGCGGACCGCAAGATCGTGAAGGACGACGTGGAGACGATTAGCGGCCAGCTGGAGGCTTGGATCGACGATCCGCAGGTGGACGCCGTCATCACCACCGGCGGCACGGGCGTGACCGGGCGGGACGTGACGCCCGAGGCCTTCCAGCGCGTGTGGGAGAAGGAAATCCCCGGCTTTGGCGAGCTGTTCCGCTGGCTCAGCTTCCAGAGCATCGGCACCTCCACCATTCAATCGCGCGCGACAGCGGGCGTGGCGCGCGGCACCTACCTGTTCGCCCTGCCCGGCTCCACGGGCGCGGTGAAGGACGGGTGGGATAAGATCCTCAAAGATCAGTTGGACAGCCGTCACAAACCTTGCAACTTTGTGGAACTCATGCCTCGCTTGGCTGAACGTTAA
- a CDS encoding uracil-DNA glycosylase, producing MAPASISVSEAAAEAARLAEGAKTLDELIAAIEGFEGSPVKATANRTVIFDGNPDSGVMIIGEAPGAEEDRQGKPFVGAAGRLLDQMLAAIGLDRDHAYITNVFFWRPPGNRTPTPQEIALCQPFVRRHVELVRPKAILAMGGTSAKSLFDTDTGITRLRGQWKDVAYGTVTVPTLASFHPAYLLRQPAQKRLSWEDLLAFKARVESAQ from the coding sequence ATGGCCCCTGCATCCATCAGCGTATCGGAAGCCGCTGCCGAGGCCGCGCGCCTCGCCGAGGGCGCAAAGACGCTCGACGAGCTGATCGCCGCCATCGAGGGGTTCGAGGGCTCGCCGGTCAAGGCCACCGCCAACCGCACGGTCATCTTCGATGGCAACCCCGACTCGGGCGTCATGATTATCGGCGAGGCCCCCGGCGCGGAGGAGGACCGGCAGGGCAAGCCCTTCGTCGGCGCGGCCGGCCGCCTCTTGGACCAGATGCTCGCCGCCATTGGCCTCGACCGCGACCACGCCTACATCACCAACGTCTTCTTCTGGCGGCCGCCCGGCAACCGCACGCCGACGCCGCAGGAAATCGCCCTCTGCCAGCCGTTCGTGCGCCGCCACGTCGAGCTGGTTCGCCCCAAGGCCATTCTGGCGATGGGCGGCACCTCCGCCAAGTCGCTGTTCGATACGGACACCGGCATCACCCGCCTGCGCGGTCAGTGGAAGGACGTCGCTTACGGCACCGTCACGGTGCCGACGCTCGCCTCCTTCCACCCCGCCTATCTCTTGCGCCAGCCCGCCCAGAAGCGCCTGTCCTGGGAAGATCTGCTGGCGTTCAAGGCCAGGGTCGAGTCCGCGCAGTGA
- a CDS encoding lytic transglycosylase domain-containing protein, whose amino-acid sequence MQRQKIRAAARRATLRAAVCLFAAAGALGAPTAAQARSTGAAENIPDSIPSILGKQDRQLYRQAFDAIDAGRIARARQLAAKAKSPLLRSHITAEALLAERSPSYSEMKRWLEANVRHPLARRVLERIEEIKPTGAVLPRLPVQSVAEPPEPITRNWTAPQMTPLQTVAARRLAKRLRPLVVNMRLREAERLLNAEIQRNSLAPHTLALWGRQIAWRYYIEGDDAGALRVGTLASAPDTPDAGRAHWAAGLAAWRQGDCERATTHFAGMAAKPGLTGPEIAAARFWEARAHMACGRPERISPLLKEAAQVPESLYGLLATRTLGLEPPFNWGPPSFIQADWNQIKNIPAVRRAVALVRIGELGRADRELKHLWGQTDHANYDALVRLASALSLPSTQKWLSLRPPEGQTPPMSIRFPAPDWVPHGGWRVDKALVFALALQESKFQTDAVSRAGARGVMQLMPSTVRALRKQGILDGVKGSLSDPVFNLEAGQIYLEHLRDWPSNEGLLPKVIASYNAGPTAVNRWTSYARYETDPLLYLESIPYAQTRGYVRRVLQNYWLYQLRFNMPTDSLDALANGRWPKFPKSLQQPPSEEPEEAPVIASANIDAEAQPGNPAGEEALPEVASLTPSPSE is encoded by the coding sequence ATGCAAAGACAAAAGATTCGCGCCGCCGCCCGGCGGGCGACGTTGCGGGCGGCTGTCTGCCTGTTCGCGGCAGCTGGCGCGCTCGGCGCTCCCACAGCCGCGCAGGCCCGCAGCACTGGGGCGGCCGAGAATATTCCCGACAGCATCCCCAGCATTCTCGGCAAGCAGGATCGCCAACTCTACCGCCAGGCGTTCGATGCCATCGACGCCGGCCGCATCGCCAGGGCGCGACAGCTGGCGGCAAAGGCCAAGTCGCCCCTGCTCCGCAGCCACATCACCGCCGAGGCCCTGCTGGCCGAACGCAGCCCTTCCTACTCAGAGATGAAGCGGTGGCTGGAGGCCAATGTCCGCCACCCGCTGGCCCGCCGTGTCCTTGAGCGTATTGAGGAGATCAAGCCCACCGGGGCCGTGCTGCCGCGCCTGCCCGTCCAGTCGGTGGCGGAGCCGCCCGAGCCGATCACGCGGAACTGGACCGCGCCGCAGATGACGCCGCTGCAAACCGTGGCAGCGCGTCGGCTGGCCAAGCGCCTGCGCCCGCTCGTCGTCAATATGCGTCTCAGGGAAGCCGAGCGCCTGCTGAACGCCGAAATCCAGCGCAACAGCCTTGCGCCCCATACGCTCGCCCTGTGGGGACGCCAGATCGCCTGGCGCTACTACATCGAGGGCGATGACGCGGGCGCGCTGCGGGTCGGCACCCTGGCAAGCGCGCCCGATACGCCCGATGCGGGCCGCGCCCACTGGGCGGCGGGCCTGGCCGCCTGGCGGCAGGGCGATTGCGAGCGGGCGACCACGCACTTTGCGGGCATGGCCGCCAAGCCCGGCCTCACCGGGCCGGAGATCGCCGCCGCCCGCTTCTGGGAGGCGAGAGCCCACATGGCCTGCGGCCGACCCGAGCGGATCAGCCCGCTGCTGAAAGAGGCGGCGCAGGTGCCCGAGAGCCTCTATGGCCTCCTGGCAACGCGAACGCTCGGGCTGGAGCCGCCGTTCAACTGGGGGCCGCCCAGCTTCATCCAGGCGGACTGGAACCAGATCAAGAACATTCCCGCCGTGCGCCGGGCCGTGGCGCTCGTCCGCATCGGCGAACTGGGCCGGGCCGACCGGGAACTGAAGCACCTGTGGGGGCAGACCGACCACGCCAACTACGATGCGCTGGTGCGGCTGGCCTCGGCGCTCAGCTTGCCTTCCACCCAGAAGTGGCTGAGCCTGCGCCCGCCGGAGGGGCAGACGCCGCCCATGTCCATCCGCTTTCCCGCGCCCGACTGGGTGCCTCACGGCGGCTGGCGCGTGGACAAGGCCTTGGTCTTTGCCCTCGCTCTTCAGGAATCCAAGTTCCAGACCGATGCCGTCTCCCGCGCCGGAGCGCGCGGGGTCATGCAGCTGATGCCCAGCACGGTGCGGGCTCTTCGCAAGCAGGGCATACTGGACGGGGTCAAGGGCTCGCTCAGCGACCCGGTGTTCAACCTGGAGGCGGGGCAGATCTACCTCGAGCACCTGCGCGACTGGCCGTCGAACGAAGGGCTGCTGCCCAAGGTGATCGCCAGCTACAACGCCGGCCCGACGGCGGTGAATCGGTGGACCTCCTACGCCCGCTACGAGACCGACCCCCTGCTCTACCTTGAATCCATTCCCTACGCCCAGACGCGGGGCTATGTGCGGCGGGTGCTGCAGAACTACTGGCTCTACCAGCTGCGCTTCAACATGCCGACCGACAGCCTCGACGCGTTGGCGAACGGCCGCTGGCCCAAGTTCCCCAAATCCCTGCAACAGCCGCCGAGCGAGGAGCCCGAGGAGGCCCCGGTTATCGCCTCTGCGAACATTGACGCCGAGGCGCAGCCGGGCAATCCTGCCGGCGAGGAAGCGCTGCCGGAGGTGGCCTCCCTTACTCCCTCGCCCTCGGAATGA